Proteins found in one Deltaproteobacteria bacterium genomic segment:
- a CDS encoding transcriptional regulator — protein MTEAFDKVMAGLDDARADLKGACDGFEVHEVEVPEPDVAAIRGKTGLSQPAFAKSIGVPLGTLKNWEQGRRRPEGPARVLLALIGKRPSIVQEELAR, from the coding sequence ATGACCGAGGCATTCGACAAGGTGATGGCTGGCCTCGATGATGCCCGGGCGGACCTGAAGGGTGCGTGCGACGGTTTCGAGGTACACGAGGTCGAGGTACCGGAACCGGACGTCGCGGCCATCCGAGGCAAGACTGGATTGTCACAACCCGCTTTCGCCAAAAGCATCGGCGTTCCGCTTGGAACTCTCAAGAATTGGGAGCAGGGTCGCCGACGGCCGGAAGGGCCGGCACGTGTGCTGCTTGCTCTGATCGGGAAGCGGCCGTCGATCGTTCAGGAAGAACTCGCTCGTTGA
- a CDS encoding transketolase: MEIPELEAIAKEIRVDVIRMLVEAGSGHPGGSLSCTDIVTALYFHQMRHRPEQPDWPDRDRFVLSKGHCVPAVYAALARAGYLEREETLSLRKLNSRMQGHPDRHRFPYVEASTGSLGQGLSVAVGMALAGKTGGKDYRTYCVISDGECQAGQIWEAAMSAPRFGLDNLCVLMDYNHIQLSGGVDEIMSLEPVLDKWRAFNWNTLEIDGHSFPAILDALNAAEQHRGGPTMIVCQTVKGKGVSFMENRWEWHGKAPNREEGERAVEEIVNG, from the coding sequence ATGGAAATTCCCGAACTCGAGGCCATAGCCAAGGAAATCAGGGTCGACGTGATCCGCATGCTCGTGGAGGCCGGCTCCGGCCACCCGGGCGGCTCGCTGTCCTGCACCGACATCGTGACGGCGTTGTACTTCCACCAGATGCGCCACCGTCCCGAGCAGCCGGACTGGCCCGACCGGGACCGCTTCGTGCTCTCCAAGGGCCACTGCGTGCCCGCGGTATACGCCGCCCTGGCCCGGGCCGGCTACCTGGAGCGGGAGGAGACGCTGAGTCTGCGCAAGCTCAACAGCCGCATGCAGGGACACCCGGACCGGCATCGCTTTCCCTACGTCGAGGCATCCACCGGTTCCCTCGGACAGGGCCTGTCGGTGGCCGTGGGCATGGCGCTGGCGGGCAAGACCGGCGGCAAGGACTACCGGACCTACTGCGTCATCAGCGACGGCGAGTGCCAGGCCGGACAGATCTGGGAAGCGGCCATGTCCGCGCCCCGGTTCGGCCTCGACAACCTGTGCGTGCTCATGGATTACAACCACATCCAGTTGAGCGGAGGGGTGGACGAGATCATGAGCCTGGAGCCGGTGCTGGACAAGTGGCGCGCCTTCAACTGGAACACGCTGGAGATCGACGGCCACAGCTTCCCCGCCATTCTCGACGCCCTGAACGCCGCCGAGCAGCACCGTGGCGGCCCCACCATGATCGTGTGCCAGACCGTCAAGGGCAAAGGCGTCAGCTTCATGGAGAACCGCTGGGAATGGCACGGCAAGGCTCCCAACCGCGAGGAAGGCGAGCGAGCCGTCGAAGAGATCGTCAACGGGTAG
- a CDS encoding transketolase family protein: MSATATRVTFGETVSRLAETNPDIVVLDADLRKSTMTDEFSRKHPERFFDVGIAEGNMVGVGAGMALAGKIPFICSFACFVVGRFEQIRMAVAYNRANVKIVGTHAGIGIGEDGYSQMATEDIGLMRTLPNMAVVQPADAVEARGAVEYIAQHDGPVFLRLTRQKVADVNGEGYEFRFGKAVVLREGADVSLVGTGAVMENVLKAADLLAAQGISAQVVNIHTIKPIDTGFIESIASSHGKIVTVEDHGISGGLGSAVSEAVAELGRGRVKRVGVTEFAESGDTEGLYGKYGLSAEHISAAAVELVG, from the coding sequence ATGAGCGCAACCGCAACACGCGTGACCTTCGGCGAGACCGTCAGCCGCCTCGCCGAAACCAATCCGGACATCGTTGTCCTCGACGCCGACCTGCGCAAGTCCACCATGACCGACGAGTTCTCGCGCAAGCACCCCGAGCGGTTCTTCGACGTGGGGATCGCCGAGGGCAACATGGTGGGAGTCGGCGCCGGCATGGCCCTGGCCGGCAAGATCCCGTTCATCTGCAGCTTCGCGTGCTTCGTGGTGGGGCGCTTCGAGCAGATCCGCATGGCCGTGGCCTACAACCGCGCCAACGTCAAGATCGTCGGCACCCACGCCGGCATCGGCATCGGCGAGGACGGCTACAGCCAGATGGCCACCGAGGACATAGGGCTCATGCGCACCCTGCCCAACATGGCGGTGGTGCAGCCCGCCGACGCCGTCGAGGCCCGCGGCGCCGTGGAGTACATCGCCCAACACGACGGCCCCGTCTTCCTGCGCCTCACACGCCAGAAGGTCGCCGACGTGAACGGCGAAGGCTACGAGTTCCGCTTCGGCAAGGCCGTTGTGCTGCGGGAAGGCGCGGACGTGTCATTGGTGGGCACCGGCGCCGTCATGGAAAACGTTCTCAAGGCCGCCGACCTGCTGGCCGCCCAGGGCATCTCGGCCCAGGTGGTCAACATCCACACCATCAAGCCCATCGACACCGGGTTCATCGAATCCATCGCCTCGAGCCACGGCAAGATCGTCACCGTCGAGGACCACGGCATCTCCGGCGGCCTCGGCAGCGCCGTGTCCGAAGCCGTCGCCGAACTCGGACGCGGGCGCGTCAAGCGCGTCGGCGTCACCGAGTTCGCCGAATCCGGGGATACCGAGGGGTTGTACGGGAAATACGGGTTGTCCGCCGAGCACATCAGCGCGGCGGCGGTGGAGTTGGTAGGGTAG
- a CDS encoding SDR family NAD(P)-dependent oxidoreductase yields the protein MELSERVALITGAGTGIGKAVARAMAREGARVALAARDAGRLEAVAEELRAEGHEALAIPVDQRDPAGIRACVNTIRERWGHVHILVNNAGVSGMTPMDDEDDSLWRAIVDTNLTGVYLLTKEVLRIMSDDGGGRVINMSSVLGKFGVPGYAAYCASKHGLIGFTRALALELVSRGITVNALCPGWVDTEMSRAGIEQIAAQQGTDPESFKQQALAAVPIRRFLDPEEIARFALYLASDKASGITGQALNICGGQTMV from the coding sequence ATGGAACTGTCAGAGCGAGTAGCGCTGATCACCGGCGCCGGCACGGGCATCGGCAAGGCCGTGGCCAGGGCCATGGCGCGGGAAGGTGCGCGCGTGGCCCTGGCCGCGCGGGACGCGGGGCGGCTGGAAGCGGTGGCCGAGGAGTTGCGGGCGGAGGGACATGAGGCCCTGGCGATTCCCGTCGACCAGCGCGACCCGGCCGGCATCCGCGCCTGCGTCAACACGATCCGCGAGCGTTGGGGCCATGTTCACATCCTCGTGAACAATGCCGGGGTTTCGGGGATGACGCCCATGGACGACGAAGACGACAGCCTCTGGCGCGCCATCGTCGACACGAACCTCACGGGCGTGTACCTGCTGACCAAGGAAGTGCTGCGCATCATGAGCGACGACGGCGGCGGCCGCGTCATCAACATGTCCTCGGTGCTGGGCAAGTTCGGCGTTCCCGGCTACGCCGCCTATTGCGCCAGCAAGCACGGGCTCATCGGCTTCACCCGCGCGCTGGCACTGGAGCTGGTGTCGCGCGGCATCACGGTCAACGCCCTTTGCCCCGGCTGGGTGGACACGGAGATGTCCCGAGCCGGCATCGAGCAGATCGCCGCGCAACAGGGAACGGACCCCGAGTCCTTCAAGCAACAGGCGCTGGCCGCGGTGCCCATCCGGCGGTTTCTCGACCCGGAGGAGATCGCCCGGTTCGCGCTCTACCTGGCGTCGGACAAGGCGTCGGGGATTACCGGGCAGGCCCTCAACATCTGCGGCGGGCAGACAATGGTGTAA
- a CDS encoding succinate dehydrogenase/fumarate reductase iron-sulfur subunit produces MAEAAVAGNGAQARMRVWRGDASGGEFRDYTVPLQEGMVVLDVIHAIQAMHAGDLAVRWNCKAGKCGSCSAEVNGKPRLMCMTRMNTFEPGETITVAPIKAFPLIRDLVTDVSYNYEKAKTIPPFKPKPKEADGTRRMYQEDIDRVQEFHKCIECYLCQDVCHVIRDHNDNKPSFAGPRFFVRVASLEMHPLDTDDRLEFLRNEAGLGFCNITKCCTEVCPEHIKITDNSIIPMKERVVTRFYDPIARLLGALGGKKS; encoded by the coding sequence ATGGCTGAAGCAGCGGTCGCAGGAAACGGAGCCCAAGCGAGGATGCGCGTCTGGCGCGGCGACGCCAGCGGCGGAGAATTCAGGGACTACACCGTGCCGCTCCAGGAGGGCATGGTGGTGCTGGACGTGATCCACGCCATCCAGGCCATGCACGCCGGCGACCTCGCCGTGCGCTGGAACTGCAAGGCCGGAAAATGCGGCTCGTGCAGCGCCGAGGTCAACGGCAAGCCGCGGCTCATGTGCATGACGCGCATGAACACGTTCGAGCCCGGCGAGACCATCACCGTGGCGCCGATCAAGGCCTTCCCGCTGATTCGCGACCTCGTCACCGACGTTTCCTACAACTACGAGAAGGCCAAGACCATCCCGCCGTTCAAGCCCAAGCCCAAGGAGGCCGACGGCACCCGGCGCATGTACCAGGAAGACATCGACCGGGTGCAGGAATTCCACAAATGCATCGAGTGCTACCTGTGCCAGGACGTCTGCCACGTCATCCGCGACCACAACGACAACAAGCCGAGCTTCGCCGGGCCGCGCTTCTTCGTGCGCGTGGCGAGCCTGGAGATGCACCCGCTGGATACGGACGACCGGCTGGAGTTCCTGCGCAACGAGGCCGGGCTGGGCTTTTGCAACATCACCAAGTGCTGCACCGAGGTCTGCCCCGAACACATCAAGATCACCGACAATTCCATCATCCCCATGAAGGAGCGCGTGGTGACGCGGTTCTATGACCCCATCGCGCGGCTGCTGGGGGCGCTGGGCGGGAAGAAGTCCTGA